AGAATGAATCGTGGGTTACCAAGTTTCATTTAGCAACATAATGCCTAATTCAACTAAGGTACTTTTCGTTGATAAACCTACCCCAGTGCGTTGTGAAGTCCATCAGCTGACAGTACCCAGGGTACTTCGGAGAATGATCTTTATCAGTGGTTCCCAGGGTCCATTTTACCCCCGCCCCTTTTTATCTTATTGAACGTATCAAACTCAAAAGATGTACGTAAATtgaaacaagctacataatgcaaaatttttacttttcaaaaattccaattctaaaggggtcgaaacaaacccgagcaacgccgggcgatactgctagtattattaattaattaatataggaCCCAGTGTAGAATATGCTACAACATGCCCTGTGGTTTAAACGTTGTTTTatgccagtgcttttcaaactttttgctggagcggaaccccaaggaaacattccactggctcgaggaaccccaaggaaacattccactggctcgaggaaccccaaggaaacgttccactggctcgaggaaccccaaggaaacattccactggctcgaggaaccccaaggaagcattccactggctcgaggaaccccaaggaaacattctactggctcgaggaaccccaaggaaacattccactggctcgaggaaccccaaagaaacattccactggctcgaggaaccccaaggaaacattccactggctcgaggaaccccaaggaaacattccactggctcgaggaaccccaaggaaacgttccactggctcgaggaaccccaaggaaacattccactggctcgaggaaccccaaggaaacattccactggctcgaggaaccccaaggaaacattctactggctcgaggaaccccaaggaaacattccactggctcgaggaaccccaaagaaacattccactggctcgaggaaccccaaggaaacattccactggctcgaggaaccccaaggaaacattccactggctcgaggaaccccaaggaaacattccactggctcgaggaaccccaaggaaacgttccactggctcgaggaaccccaaggaaacattctactggctcgaggaaccccaaggaaacgttccactggctcgaggaaccccaaggaagcattccactggctcgaggaaccccaaggaaacattccactggctcgaggaaccccaagGAAgcgttccactggctcgaggaaccccaaggaaacattccactgactcgaggaaccccaaggaaacattccactggatcgaggaaccccaaggaaacattctactggctcgaggaaccccaaggaaacattccactggctcgaggaaccccaaggaaacattccactggcccaaggaaccccaaggaaacgttccactggctcgaggaaccccaaggaaacattccactggcccgaggaaccccaaggaaacattccactggcccaaggaaccccaaggaaacgttccactggctcgaggaacccctgtgcaataatttaatagtcttatgcacaaatatctgcacaggagaattaaaaattactgtcgattttagcagttttgtaacttcttgcggaacccctggactgtactggtggaaccctaccaatcatgtatatttatttcggtCTCCAAATTGAATATCAATTATAAAGTGGAACTTATTAAGTAACATAAATGTTTTTGGGCTGAGTAGATGTGTTTTGAGTGATTCCTGGGTTTAGGCAGAGTGGTACTATTTGAGAACagcggtcccggtgcgcgcactcgcgtactcgcgctagctagtcgtgactagtcgatcgtaCAATTAtttacctagcaaagtaaataaaacacaaaataaataattttttaaaaacaaagtaaataacacacaaaaacacaaaggatcgactagtcgcGACTAgcatgcgcgactacgcgagtgcgcgcaccgggaccactgttcgctagtagtaccaggCAGAGTGCTGTCCCAGAATCGACAAGGAAACGATATTTGCATAAGTATGAAGAACATAAAATACGCGACTTACTGAAGAGATACCGAGGGAAGATATATAGTCGCCCTTAATTCCCTGGTTGCTCAGTTGAAGAAAACGGACACGGTTGAATATACCTTAGCAGCAGCAAGAGAGAACCTGCAGAGAATGGTGCGATGGTTCTCaaagataattatttattattcagagCGGATCTTTTAATTTCTTCATATGTTGTCAAATTTTAGcctgaaaatattcagaaaacgTACTTTTGGTGTAGTCTTACTCGCTGATGAAGAAAACTACATTTATTTTCCCGGAAAATTGCTAATTAAAAAGTTGGAAGCAATTAAATCTGCGGAATTTTATCCAATGAAATGAGTCCGTTGTCCACCCAAGCGGAAGTCGGAGCTGTTTGTTGCCATGGCAATTCCAGTGCGTCGCTGTTGAACCACGGAGCTTTAAACAAATTTttgacaatgaaaataaaaagggaATCGTAAAAATTGAATGAATGACCACGAGAAAATAGGTACTATTTAAGatgagtggtcccggtgcgcgcactcgcgtatccgcgctagctagtcgtgactagtcgatcctacaacaacCACCTAAGCAAAGTTAAtaaatcacaaaaatacaaaatgaataatttttttacacaaagtaaataacttttttttaaacaaaataaacacaaagtaaggatcgactagtcacgactagctagcgagtgcgcgcaccgggaccactcttcttaaatagtacctatatatatattacgatagatagaaagatagacagacagcagacagaccgatcgacggatggatggatggatggataggtagatagatagatagatagacagataggtagttagatagatagatagatagatagatagatagatagatagatagatagatagatagatagacagataggtagttagatagatagatagacagacagacagacagacagatagatagatagatagatagataggtagatagataggtagatagatagatagatagatagatccgttACTATAATTTTTAGTTACTGCAAAAAcatattgtgtttttgttttttttgagtgGGTGTGATCTGAAATGAAGGTAGGCAGCATGGAACCGCTTTGGTGCCGTCTTCTGGTAATCTGAAATTAACGGGAAATAAAATGAATGGACGCATTGTGAAAGCTCTACACCGGAACCAGTTCTAGAGTCAGTTCCCTTTGTGCCATTGTCTCACAAGCACCTTACCTTCTTTCACTCTAATTTAACGGGCACCAACCGAACGACGAGTGACTAACCGTAAAGTAACAGTTAAATCACAGAGAACACTGTGACCTATTTTAACACTGTGCCTGTGTGGGTATCTAAGAATTATTTATAGACTTTCATAGAATGACTCCTTGAAGATACAGTGATGTCTTTCTTATTGGAATCTaagtaagtattattattaatatgtgagtattattaatgtgtgtgtattcttggaatgcacatgttaatatatatttatatattttcagtaagtGGTCCGTTAGTGAAGGAAAATGCACGCAATATCTTGTACGCCATAATTAGTAATGTATTGCTCTGTAATATGTGTGGTGGCAcgcatgtatttctgtgtatgttttggaaagaaactgacaaaaaaaaaagataataattggACACGGTAGAACCTGTGATGTTACCATTATGCGAGATACCTTGTTTTAATGTCAGAGTTATATATTGCTACGTAATTGGGTAGGTGTGTACCCCGCCCCAGCTCCGACTTTGTTGcttccagactttaaaaaatggtTACTTTTTAACGAATTCTTCAACAAATAACTGTTTAGATTCTGTAGATTGAGAATATGGAAAGATTTGTTGAAGATTTTTTCGATGAGTGGagaggaatttcggaaaattcacacgacccGACATTCTTCCCCGCTCATAACTTTTATTGAAAATGGGTATTCTTTAacgaaattttatacaaatacctttcaaatggttCAGATTACGACGACAAAGAAATTTCTTGGCAAAATTTTTGGAATGTGGGCGGAGTGGAGGAATTTTGGATCGGACTGTCCATATAAGTTGGAATCTCTCGGTTTTGACGcggatttttttccatttttttaaaaacagtctTCAGAATAATGGAAagcatgggaaaaaaaaaaaatattttgaaaatttatgattttttttttcactctcccCACCCCGGACCGAGTttgaccagtttttttttttcatttcgtaCTTAAAACCCGTGAGAGAAAtattttcggttaaaaaaaaattaataatttcagaggaaaatgtgtgatttaaTGTAGAtctgactgttgtttctagcacatcccaaggCCTCgtttctttctccctcacatttattgatgtttttcaatgtttttttgctCCCCGTAATCATATTTTATAGAATGATAATGCCAAAGTAACACACACCTAGTCCATTGCTGGGATATAagcaaaggggaaaaaaatggtaaattgaatttttactcgcacCCCAACCGAGCGAGGCCGCGTATGTGTGGGGGTAAGGCAAAACCattttctaaaagaaaattaTGCTATCAAAATAAGTCCTCGTCTTTTACATATCTCTTATTAAAATCACTCTGGATAAATCCCAGCAATGATCTTCTCAGGGTCTCCAATACTATAgaattataaacagaaataatcgggggaaaaaaatcagattttcaaattttccctttttttttatagtatgtgTTTATGGGGGAaattattgaaaaacatcaatacatattTGAGTGAGAGAAAAACGAAGATGTTCTTGcacgtgctagaaacaacagccaaatctcccttaaatcacacactttttCCTCGCCCCCTTCCAAAAAATTTTGCCTACAagatcttgatctggcagagtttctacagctggatgcccttcttaatgccaaccactccgagagtgtagtgggtgcttttacgtgccaccggcacgagggccagtcaggcggtactggcaaaagccacgctcgaatggtgctttttatgtgccacctgcactggcaacgacctcactcaaatgttttcttttttatatatataactataccaGCTTCTAAATTACCCTCATTTTGATGCATGTTTAACTGTGGTTGGTAGGGTCTTGCACAGTACCACCAATCAATACTATCTTCTGTAACTTCTCTCTACTGCATCTTCTGGTTAGCCATCACCATTTAAGCCTTCTTTTGAATCTATCATCCAAAGATTCCACTAAAACGGAAAACTTCGTTTCTTATTTACAGTTTTTTTGCCAATATAGAAATTtaaagtaaaatttccacttttgaaTCTCGTCTTTTTAAGTATTCTCTCCACcttattctgtttctttatttcagaACATCGGATGACATTGCCAGAAGAACTTCTAatacaccattatcaccatcatcatttcaagGTTAACGGAAGATATTCtacgaaacaaataaaaacccCATTTACATAAATCTGCGAAGAAttactgtgaaatatttcttctgaacaGGAATTACTGGAGAAATTTCTCAGCTTCACTGTCTGGAATATGTACCAGATGATTCTGTATTTTAAATAATCTTGGACAAGTTTATATAGGAGTACACCGCATTGTTGTATAGCTACGAAGACCTCATTTGAAGAAATTCTAGCTGAGACATATTCtttgtgattaaaaaataaagaaggaaaaataccGTTAATATCCATGTGATATTTGTAGTAATGCCAGTAGACCTATCAACTATTGGTATCTTTgttgataaagatatatatttaaacgatacTTTGAAAAGCACGAATtgtaagaattatataaaaattaattttgtgagaagttgaaaaaaaattgatgtaTTTTTCTTGAAGAATTCTGAAAATGACAGAAAATTCCTATAACTGTGATGTCTGTCACAAGTCGTTCTCTCAAAAATCTAATCTGAAAACTCACGTActcattcatactggagagaaaccctttcgctgtgatatctgtggtaaatcgtttgcTGGGGGTAGtaacttgactaaacacaaacgtacacacacaggagaaaaaccatatcagtgtgatatctgcggAAAATCATTCTCCGTAAATCACAACTTGACTTCTCACAAACTCATtcacacgggagagaaaccatatcactgtgacatctgtggtaaatctttctctcaaaacaGTCTCTTAACTTaccacaaacgcattcatacgggagagagggctcatcgctgtgatatctgtggtaaaatattttctgaaagtgGGGCTTTAACaagacacaaacgtactcatacaggggacaaaccatatgactgtgatatctgcggtagtGCTTTCTCTCAAAGTGATTTCTTGacaagacacaaacgtattcatacgggtgagaaaccatatcactgcgatatctgtggtaaatcattctctgaaagtggtgCTTTAACAAGACACAATCGCACTCATACCGGGGAcaaaccgtatcactgtgatgtctgtggtagaACGTTCTCTCAAATAGATTTCTTAGTAAGACacagacgcattcatacaggggagaagccataccattgtgatatttgtggtaaattgtTTGCTGGGTGTAGCGATTTGACcagacacaaacgcattcataccggggacaaaccatatcactgtgatatctgtggtaaagcagTTGCTAGAAGCAGTGACTTGACCAGacataaacgtactcatacaggagagaggccatatcactgtgatatctgtggtaaatatttCTCGCAAGCAGGAGGCTTATCCAGGCACAAATGCATTCACACAGGATAGAAATGATATCATTATGATGTTTCTGGTGAATTCTTTTCTTCTGGGGTTgtcttaaataaacaaaaacacatttaTACAGCTAAGAAACcacatctcttttacttgttttagtcatttgactgcggccatgccagagcactgcctttagtcgagcaaatcaaccccaggacttattctttgtaagcctagtacttattctatcggcctcttttggaggaccactgcaataagtgtatgaaccCGGGaggggaatattttaattaactgatccttctgtattttcttttacccaaagccaggaacttttcagcaatccCTCGTATAGACATGAAAACTGGATTCAAGAACTGCAGCAGTTCCATTGGCCAGAATGGACCATTATCACCTGTCGGCATATGAATACAAGTCCATACAAGAGGTTTTCTCGTGGTCAATAATAGAGTATCTGGTGTTCTAACACATTCACTGTTAGTggaagataaatacatatatacttatagatgtaTCTATAAATGATAGATTTCTTTGtgttcatctaccaaatccactcataaaactTAGAATGGCCCAGGAAAGTACTTGGTCAAAGTGCCTTGTTGTGGAAGTGAACCTGAGACCTCATGGTTAGGGAGCAAGATTTTAACTACACATCCATGTCTGCTCCTATTTATGTATATCCCTACACACACTGCTATATCtactacaatataaaatataattacttaCTAAAACCTctaaagacaattttttttttttaaatatcaaatttcaaaGTTGGTGCCTACaaggacattttttaaaatttcttttttaaacacaATTATGATTAAAGAAgcgtcaataaagaaatataattgatgTTTATAAAATTCACAATTATTTGaaaagttaaattttaaataaagttaaatcaacaaaaatattatCTTGTAAAAGGATTTTCTCTCAAATTTTGTGTCTTTAAAATGTCCTCACTTTGTCATTAAGGCTGCAGATTCcccatttctctctgttttcccTCCATGGAAAAAAGTTTTGTTATAAAATCCCATGTTTTAGGCTATGGAAATTGAAATTccgattcttaaaaaaaaaaaaaatttcaaaaatttcaatccCACTCCCCCTCTTTCAGAATCATAAActtcatattttttatgtatttcaaaaaaaaaaaaagagagaagaaattccggaaaaagtgaagaaatgttgggaaattgaaattttgaagttgcgATTTTTTTTTCGGAATCGGAATCTCCATAGTCAAAAACATGGCAACccgtaacaaaataaaatacattttaagtgGAGAAGGGGGTTCCATTTACAtctccgccatcatcatcatcgtttaacgtctgttttccatgctagcatgggttggacggttcaactgaggtctggaaagccaggaggctgcaccaggctccaatcttgatctggcagagtttctacagctggatgaccttcctaacgccaaccactccgtgagtgtagtgggtgctttttacgtgccacctgcagacATGGCTGGCACCGGCcgcgatcagttggtgctttttgtgtgctaCTGGCactgaggccagtcggggcggcactggcaatggccacgtgcagatggttctcttacgtgccaccggtactggtatcacaactacaatttccattgattttgatcgatttcgaatccataacaaaataaaatatatttcaagtggAGAAGTGTGTTCCGTTTACATCTCCGCCATGTGAaccaaaatacgtgtcagaaacatcttgaaatactacagaaattatgttacaaaaatgataatgtatacctctttgagtggtgcATCAACTGGGATGATAAAGAAAAGAGATGGGTTGCGTTTGGAGGAAAAAATTATCTCGGGCCAGGGTAAAGACTTGCAGCTGCTAATAAGAATACGTGTATTCTCCTGGCAGCAGGTTTAATACTTTCCATAAATTGGAATCTAGAGAGGTATTGCTTTAAGAAACAGGCACGGATGCCTGGTCGAACAACCATTCTTTTCACTGATTCCCACAATCTCTGTTGTCTGAGTGTGCACCGACACGTTTGTAGGATGCACCAAATTTTTGCTGTGGTTGACCTGAAAGTTGTCGATAAACAAGCGTTGTATTCTACACTTGGTCTTCAACAACAGAATGGCGCTTTACAATTCCTGTGAATTGACATTATATCCAGGAATTTGCCAATTTAATAATGACAGTGAGGCACGAGATTTCTTTCACAAACACAATGTTATTCCTAGTACTGTAGATTGCCCTACACGTCATTCAACTTGTACATTCCGGTCTTTGAAACCATGGCAAACCCCTGACAAAACACTCGTGCTGCATctcttttgtcagtgaacaagtctcGGTTTCAAAGCGATAAAAATATCGACATTGAAATGAGATTTAAATGTTGCAGTGATCCAACCATTTCTCTTTGTGTATGTTCTTCATAATcttttagagcaagttgttttacacctattttttttgtttttgtgcccggatCAAACGCTTTTGGAACattcacgatgtgaattttccaagtCCTCTCCCCCAACTACTCCTTTCGCGAGCGTACATTTTttctcatattcgtttagagcaagttgttttacacctattacacaattttgtttcgtttttatgCCCGGGTCAAATGCTTTAGTTTagtcctcggaactttccaggaagtctctCTTCCTCGGAGCTTTCTAGGAAGTCTCATATTCCAGGCACCAGACAAAAAATATAGTTTATACAAcgcacatatattttaatatataatttcagcaaaacaatttagattcaaaagaatatggtacttaacctAGATGCACGAgaatttttttatggtattaaccataaaattatgtgggggtgattataaccaaaaaataagcaacaagaatggatcggtagtttagtacaattgtttcatactataacattttattaaagctgcaaatattacagcaaatataatgtcaagtaatcttctgctaaatttcatataggttttccaaacatcttggagagtgtaaatatacttataaagttATAGATGTGAGCTCCAGGAACTTGAAGCAAGATTCCAAGCAGACCATATATGCTTTCCAACAATGTAAAGTTCTTTACAACTATaactttataagtatatttacactctctaatatgtttggaaaacctatatgaaattagctgaagattacttgacattatatttaatgtaatatttgcagatttaataaaatgtttatagtatgaaacatttgtactaaactaccgatccattcttgttgcttattttttggtatatatatatatatatatatactgtcaatTAGTTGTcccataagtaaaaaaaactgtacacaatatattttgattatatgaAATTACCAGTAATAtacgatatgtatgtacgtatgtatgtatgaataaaccaAATTACATACAGGACTTTTTACGTGTGTCACCGATGCCATTGAAACAAGGGGAACAATCCCCAACAACACCGCTCACCGATCTTGGtaactttaattaattttattaatgttttgtgAAGTAATTATCTCTTGTTAAAGTAAACGTTGATAATTGTGGCTAAGATGAGAGACCCTCCACGTGTTCCAGGATCGGTGGTACCCATTGCTTTCttgattaatatttcatttcatcacaAACTTTACATCGTTAATTAGTTCCCTAATTAACAGGAAGAAGATCAGTAATTAACTTATAACGACCAACAAATCATTCAACTTTTGCTGAGACACTTTTCATTTGGATTTCAAAGCGAAAACACAAATTATTTGGATTGGCTCAACACATCACAAACCGTGGAGTTTTCTACTCACCAGCGTAAGCAACTGTCACTATTTAATTAGGATCTCTCACTAATTAACACAGTGTTAAAGAATGTATTGAAACCTACGAACCTGTTTGGTCGAATGTTAACTCGTTTTCTGTGATTCTTAGGAAACAAAGAATCCGTTACAGAGTTAACTATCCAGCTACCGTTGTGCCATTTCGCATCGCTGCACTATtaagcaacacacatacacacgcttatttctttactacccacaaggggctaaacacagagaggacaaacaaggacagacaaagggattaagtcgattacatcgaccccagtgcgaaactggtacttatttaaacgaccccgaaagaatgaaagggaaagtcgacctcggcggaatttgaactcagaaagtaaagacagacgaaatacttatttctttactacccacaaggggctaaacatagaggggacaaacaaagacagacaaagggattaagtcgattacatcgatcccagtgcgtaactggtacttaatttatcgacctcgaaaggatgaaaggcaaagtcgacctcggcggaatttgaactcagagcgtaacggcagacgaaataccgctaagcatttcgcccggcgtgctaatgtttctgccagctcgccgccttacacacgcTTATTTGTATCAAGTACTTTGACAATACGCTAATAGAAATTTATAGCCTCTACATGGCTATAGGGACACGGTCGGCAACAGTTTTTCTGATGGtaagtaacatatatacatgtaatgagGGTTGTAGTTCCATGCAAATTAAACAGACATTCCTGATATTAGGCACAAAAAGCTAAACCGTAATTAACTCACAGACATACTCCAGCTTCGAAGAATCCGTGAATTAACATGGAGGACTTTAAGGACTTCAATACATCTAACACAACTGTTTTTAACAATATAAATACAGTTAGGGAcacagagagagatgagaaatctCTACATGGGGAAACAGTTTCTAAACAAACGTTCCAGGTAAATATTACGAAATATAAATGTGATGTTTGTGGGAAACTTTGCTCTTCGGAACATGAGGTCTTCAAGCATAAAGAAATGCACAATCAGAAAAAACCGTATCAGTGTGAGATATGCGGAAAGTCCTTTGGGTGTAGGAGTCAGTTGAAAATACACAACAGATCCCATACCGGAGAAAAACCGTATCCctgtgaaatctgtggaaaaGCTTTTGGTTCCAAAAGTAATTTAACGCAACACGTAAAGACACACGCTGGGAAAAAACTCCATCACTGCGAAATCTGCCGAAATACTTTTGTGTCGAGTACGAATTTGAAAATACACTATAggattcatactggggaaaaaccctTCCGCTGTGAAGTTTGCGGAAAATCCTTCGTGTCTAATATTCAGTTAAAAACACATAAACGGGTCCACactggagagaaaccttatcactgtgagatATGTGGAAAAGCTTTTGTAACCAGTTGTCACTTAAAGGAGCACAACCGGacccatacaggggagaaaccatatcagtgtaaaATCTGTGGGAAAGCTTTTATATCCAGTAGTAAATTGAAACTACACGACAGGGCCCATACTGGGCAGATACCCTACcactgtgaaatatgtggaaaagCTTTTATGTGTAGTAGTAAGTTGAAAATACACCACAGGACCCATTCTGGGGAAAGGCCCTTTTGTTGTGAAATATGCGGCAGGTCTTTCTCTAACAACGCCAATCTTGTTGGACACAAACGAACCCACACCGGGGAAAAGGCGTTTCTCTGCATGATTTGCGGGAAGTCTTTTAGCTTGAATTATTCTTTAAAAAGACACAGAACCacccatactggagaaaaaccatttgCCTGTGAGACATGCGGAATGTCTTTTAGTTTGAAGAATTCTTTGAAAAGACACCAAAGGACTCATTCTGGGGAAAAACTCAGTCATTGTGAAATCTGTAACAAATATTTCTCCAATAATTTCAATCTTTCTGTTCATAAGCGAATCCACGGAGGAGTGAAGACTTGTT
The window above is part of the Octopus sinensis linkage group LG28, ASM634580v1, whole genome shotgun sequence genome. Proteins encoded here:
- the LOC118768281 gene encoding zinc finger protein 479-like isoform X1 — translated: MTENSYNCDVCHKSFSQKSNLKTHVLIHTGEKPFRCDICGKSFAGGSNLTKHKRTHTGEKPYQCDICGKSFSVNHNLTSHKLIHTGEKPYHCDICGKSFSQNSLLTYHKRIHTGERAHRCDICGKIFSESGALTRHKRTHTGDKPYDCDICGSAFSQSDFLTRHKRIHTGEKPYHCDICGKSFSESGALTRHNRTHTGDKPYHCDVCGRTFSQIDFLVRHRRIHTGEKPYHCDICGKLFAGCSDLTRHKRIHTGDKPYHCDICGKAVARSSDLTRHKRTHTGERPYHCDICGKYFSQAGGLSRHKCIHTG
- the LOC118768281 gene encoding zinc finger protein 479-like isoform X2; amino-acid sequence: MTENSYNCDVCHKSFSQKSNLKTHVLIHTGEKPFRCDICGKSFAGGSNLTKHKRTHTGEKPYQCDICGKSFSVNHNLTSHKLIHTGEKPYHCDICGKSFSQNSLLTYHKRIHTGERAHRCDICGKIFSESGALTRHNRTHTGDKPYHCDVCGRTFSQIDFLVRHRRIHTGEKPYHCDICGKLFAGCSDLTRHKRIHTGDKPYHCDICGKAVARSSDLTRHKRTHTGERPYHCDICGKYFSQAGGLSRHKCIHTG
- the LOC115225557 gene encoding zinc finger protein 664-like; translation: MEDFKDFNTSNTTVFNNINTVRDTERDEKSLHGETVSKQTFQVNITKYKCDVCGKLCSSEHEVFKHKEMHNQKKPYQCEICGKSFGCRSQLKIHNRSHTGEKPYPCEICGKAFGSKSNLTQHVKTHAGKKLHHCEICRNTFVSSTNLKIHYRIHTGEKPFRCEVCGKSFVSNIQLKTHKRVHTGEKPYHCEICGKAFVTSCHLKEHNRTHTGEKPYQCKICGKAFISSSKLKLHDRAHTGQIPYHCEICGKAFMCSSKLKIHHRTHSGERPFCCEICGRSFSNNANLVGHKRTHTGEKAFLCMICGKSFSLNYSLKRHRTTHTGEKPFACETCGMSFSLKNSLKRHQRTHSGEKLSHCEICNKYFSNNFNLSVHKRIHGGVKTCYCEICGKSFFHKSYLSAHKRTHVGGKSFKCNVCGKSFSSNNVLSQHKKIHSGEKLCCDICGKSFSYNSNLKVHRRTHSGERMHPCETCGESFTRSDGLKEHVAMHTA